One Anopheles marshallii chromosome 3, idAnoMarsDA_429_01, whole genome shotgun sequence genomic region harbors:
- the LOC128713676 gene encoding uncharacterized protein LOC128713676, giving the protein MNVPVAFVLIALVIGLLQLSPTEGQYTGPTLACGGTSLVKSTTLLAPNNIATNGLTCVYTIRSLNLRICQLRLDFNSFSLAQPTLDPYPRCINDVFSVQNMNFDLCGENSGQHVYVPFNPTNADRTMTITFRIASRSQIPTLTNPHWSIRVQQLECPNGVAPAARQLDPSEMLPLANARTAHGDIGLLAPTGCLQYFSDTSGTVESFNLGSGVGPYLGGLDYAICFQRPRNSQLLRLIPVTFEIASSGNPNAQNPGVDELCYSSIAVMARSEDNLHIPNAVARLPALPALRASRFCSSSLNNGEVDVTGPGPFMMYFTSDQLFDPFHRETGFRLNYLIM; this is encoded by the exons ATGAACGTCCCGGTGGCCTTCGTCCTTATCGCGCTCGTCATTGGGTTGCTGCAGCTGTCTCCAACGGAAGGCCAATATACAG GTCCAACACTTGCCTGCGGTGGTACGTCCCTGGTAAAATCGACCACACTGCTTGCACCGAACAACATTGCAACGAACGGGCTAACCTGCGTCTACACCATCCGGTCACTCAATCTGCGCATCTGTCAG CTTCGATTGGATTTCAACTCGTTTAGTCTTGCCCAACCGACGCTCGACCCGTACCCGAGATGCATCAACGATGTGTTTTCGGTGCAAAACATGAACTTCGATTTATGTGGTGAAAACAGCGGCCAGCACG TGTATGTACCCTTCAACCCTACCAATGCCGATCGTACGATGACGATCACCTTCCGGATCGCTAGTCGCTCGCAAATCCCAACTCTGACCAATCCACACTGGAGCATCCGGGTGCAGCAGCTCGAGTGTCCAAACGGCGTGGCACCCGCTGCCCGGCAGTTGGATCCTTCAGAAATGCTTCCCCTCGCAAACGCTCGCACTGCGCATGGCGATATCGGTCTTCTCGCACCAACCGGTTGCCTGCAGTACTTCTCCGACACCTCCGGTACGGTTGAATCTTTCAACCTTGGTTCCGGTGTGGGACCATACCTGGGTGGATTGGACTATGCCATCTGTTTCCAGCGTCCTCGCAACAGTCAGCTGTTACGCCTCATCCCGGTCACCTTCGAGATCGCTTCGTCCGGTAATCCGAACGCCCAAAACCCTGGCGTGGATGAGCTGTGTTATTCAAGCATTGCCGTAATGGCACGATCCGAGGACAATCTGCACATTCCGAACGCGGTGGCACGATTGCCAGCGTTGCCGGCCCTACGAGCAAGCCGGTTTTGTAGCAGTAGCTTGAACAACGGGGAAGTGGATG TCACTGGACCAGGCCCGTTCATGATGTACTTTACGAGTGATCAACTGTTTGATCCGTTCCATCGCGAAACTGGATTCCGGCTGAATTATCTAATCATGTAA